From the genome of Canis lupus familiaris isolate Mischka breed German Shepherd chromosome 8, alternate assembly UU_Cfam_GSD_1.0, whole genome shotgun sequence, one region includes:
- the MYH7 gene encoding myosin-7, giving the protein MVDAEMAAFGAAAPFLRKSEKERLEAQTRPFDLKKDVFVPDDKEEFVKAKIVSREGGKVTAETENGKTVTVKEDQVMQQNPPKFDKIEDMAMLTFLHEPAVLYNLKERYASWMIYTYSGLFCVTVNPYKWLPVYNAEVVAAYRGKKRSEAPPHIFSISDNAYQYMLTDRENQSILITGESGAGKTVNTKRVIQYFAVIAAIGDRSKKDQTPGKGTLEDQIIQANPALEAFGNAKTVRNDNSSRFGKFIRIHFGATGKLASADIETYLLEKSRVIFQLKAERDYHIFYQILSNKKPELLDMLLITNNPYDYAFISQGETTVASIDDSEELMATDNAFDVLGFTSEEKNSMYKLTGAIMHFGNMKFKQKQREEQAEPDGTEEADKSAYLMGLNSADLLKGLCHPRVKVGNEYVTKGQNVQQVAYATGALAKAVYEKMFNWMVTRINATLETKQPRQYFIGVLDIAGFEIFDFNSFEQLCINFTNEKLQQFFNHHMFVLEQEEYKKEGIEWEFIDFGMDLQACIDLIEKPMGIMSILEEECMFPKATDMTFKAKLYDNHLGKSNNFQKPRNIKGKQEAHFSLIHYAGTVDYNILGWLQKNKDPLNETVVALYQKSSLKLLSNLFANYAGADAPVEKGKGKAKKGSSFQTVSALHRENLNKLMTNLRSTHPHFVRCIIPNETKSPGVIDNPLVMHQLRCNGVLEGIRICRKGFPNRILYGDFRQRYRILNPAAIPEGQFIDSRKGAEKLLSSLDIDHNQYKFGHTKVFFKAGLLGLLEEMRDERLSRIITRIQAQSRGVLSRMEYKKLLERRDSLLIIQWNIRAFMGVKNWPWMKLYFKIKPLLKSAETEKEMATMKEEFARIKEALEKSEARRKELEEKMVSLLQEKNDLQLQVQAEQDNLADAEERCDQLIKNKIQLEAKVKEMTERLEDEEEMNAELTAKKRKLEDECSELKRDIDDLELTLAKVEKEKHATENKVKNLTEEMAGLDEIIAKLTKEKKALQEAHQQALDDLQAEEDKVNTLTKAKVKLEQQVDDLEGSLEQEKKVRMDLERAKRKLEGDLKLTQESIMDLENDKQQLDERLKKKDFELNALNARIEDEQALGSQLQKKLKELQARIEELEEELEAERTARAKVEKLRSDLSRELEEISERLEEAGGATSVQIEMNKKREAEFQKMRRDLEEATLQHEATAAALRKKHADSVAELGEQIDNLQRVKQKLEKEKSEFKLELDDVTSNMEQIIKAKANLEKMCRTLEDQMNEHRSKAEETQRSVNDLTSQRAKLQTENGELSRQLDEKEALISQLTRGKLTYTQQLEDLKRQLEEEVKAKNALAHALQSARHDCDLLREQYEEETEAKAELQRVLSKANSEVAQWRTKYETDAIQRTEELEEAKKKLAQRLQDAEEAVEAVNAKCSSLEKTKHRLQNEIEDLMVDVERSNAAAAALDKKQRNFDKILAEWKQKYEESQSELESSQKEARSLSTELFKLKNAYEESLEHLETFKRENKNLQEEISDLTEQLGSSGKTIHELEKVRKQLEAEKLELQSALEEAEASLEHEEGKILRAQLEFNQIKAEIERKLAEKDEEMEQAKRNHLRVVDSLQTSLDAETRSRNEALRVKKKMEGDLNEMEIQLSHANRMAAEAQKQVKGLQSLLKDTQIQLDDAVRANDDLKENIAIVERRNNLLQAELEELRAVVEQTERSRKLAEQELIETSERVQLLHSQNTSLINQKKKMDADLSQLQTEVEEAVQECRNAEEKAKKAITDAAMMAEELKKEQDTSAHLERMKKNMEQTIKDLQHRLDEAEQIALKGGKKQLQKLEARVRELENELEAEQKRNAESVKGMRKSERRIKELTYQTEEDRKNLLRLQDLVDKLQLKVKAYKRQAEEAEEQANTNLSKFRKVQHELDEAEERADIAESQVNKLRAKSRDIGAKGLNEE; this is encoded by the exons ATGGTGGATGCAGAGATGGCCGCGTTTGGGGCCGCTGCCCCCTTCCTGCGCAAGTCAGAGAAGGAGCGGCTGGAAGCCCAGACCCGACCTTTTGACCTCAAGAAAGATGTTTTCGTGCCCGATGACAAGGAGGAGTTTGTCAAGGCCAAAATTGTGTCTCGAGAGGGTGGCAAAGTCACCGCTGAGACTGAGAATGGCAAG ACGGTGACCGTGAAGGAGGACCAGGTGATGCAGCAGAACCCACCCAAGTTCGACAAGATTGAGGACATGGCCATGCTGACCTTCCTGCACGAGCCCGCTGTACTCTACAACCTCAAGGAGCGCTACGCCTCTTGGATGATCTAC ACCTACTCGGGCCTCTTTTGTGTCACCGTCAATCCCTACAAGTGGCTGCCGGTGTACAATGCCGAGGTGGTGGCCGCCTACCGGGGCAAGAAGAGGAGTGAGGCACCGCCCCACATCTTCTCCATCTCTGACAATGCCTATCAGTACATGCTGACAG ACAGAGAAAACCAGTCCATCCTGATCAC TGGAGAATCTGGGGCTGGGAAGACAGTCAACACCAAGAGGGTCATCCAGTACTTTGCTGTTATTGCCGCCATTGGGGATCGCAGCAAGAAGGATCAGACCCCCGGAAAG GGCACTCTGGAGGACCAGATCATCCAGGCCAACCCCGCCCTGGAGGCCTTCGGCAATGCCAAGACGGTCCGGAATGACAACTCCTCCCGCTTT GGGAAATTCATTCGAATCCATTTTGGGGCAACCGGAAAGTTGGCATCTGCAGACATAGAGACCT ACCTTCTGGAAAAATCCAGAGTTATTTTCCAGTTGAAAGCAGAGAGAGATTATCACATTTTCTACCAAATCCTGTCTAACAAAAAGCCTGAGCTGCTGG ACATGCTGCTGATCACCAACAACCCCTATGATTATGCATTCATCTCCCAAGGAGAGACCACAGTGGCATCCATTGATGACTCTGAGGAGCTCATGGCCACTGAT AATGCCTTTGATGTGCTGGGCTTCACTTCAGAGGAGAAGAACTCCATGTACAAGCTGACAGGTGCCATCATGCACTTTGGAAACATGAAGTTCAAACAGAAGCAGCGAGAGGAGCAGGCTGAGCCAGATGGCACTGAAG AGGCTGACAAGTCTGCCTACCTCATGGGGCTGAACTCAGCTGACCTGCTTAAGGGGCTGTGCCACCCTCGGGTGAAAGTGGGCAACGAGTACGTCACCAAGGGGCAGAATGTCCAACAG GTGGCATATGCCACCGGGGCACTGGCCAAGGCAGTGTATGAGAAGATGTTCAACTGGATGGTGACACGGATCAATGCCACCCTGGAGACCAAGCAGCCACGCCAGTACTTCATAGGAGTCTTGGACATCGCAGGCTTTGAGATCTTTGAC ttCAACAGCTTTGAGCAGCTGTGCATCAACTTCACCAATGAGAAGCTGCAGCAGTTCTTCAACCACCACATGTTCGTGCTGGAGCAGGAGGAGTACAAGAAGGAAGGCATCGAGTGGGAGTTCATCGACTTTGGCATGGACCTGCAGGCCTGCATTGACCTCATTGAGAAG CCCATGGGCATCATGTCCATCCTGGAGGAGGAGTGCATGTTCCCCAAGGCCACTGACATGACCTTCAAGGCCAAGCTGTATGACAACCACTTGGGCAAGTCCAACAACTTCCAGAAGCCACGCAACATCAAGGGGAAGCaggaagcccacttctccctcatCCACTATGCTGGCACTGTGGATTACAACATCCTGGGCTGGCTACAGAAGAACAAAGACCCACTCAATGAGACGGTGGTGGCCTTGTACCAGAAGTCCTCCCTCAAGCTGCTCAGCAACCTGTTTGCCAACTATGCTGGGGCTGATGCAC CTGTCGAGAAGGGCAAAGGCAAAGCCAAGAAGGGCTCATCCTTTCAGACTGTGTCAGCTCTGCACAGG GAAAATCTGAACAAGCTGATGACCAACTTGCGCTCCACACATCCCCACTTCGTGCGTTGCATCATCCCCAATGAGACAAAGTCTCCAG GGGTGATAGACAACCCACTGGTTATGCACCAGCTTCGCTGCAACGGTGTGCTGGAGGGCATCCGCATCTGCAGGAAGGGTTTCCCCAACCGCATCCTCTACGGGGACTTCAGGCAGAG GTACCGCATCCTCAACCCAGCAGCCATCCCTGAGGGCCAGTTCATTGAcagcaggaaaggggcagagaaactGCTGAGCTCCCTGGACATCGACCACAACCAGTACAAGTTCGGCCACACCaag GTGTTCTTCAAGGCTGGGCTGCTGGGACTGCTGGAGGAGATGCGTGACGAGAGGCTTAGCCGCATCATCACCCGCATCCAGGCCCAGTCCCGGGGTGTGCTCTCCAGAATGGAGTACAAGAAGCTGCTGGAACGCAG AGACTCCTTGCTGATAATCCAGTGGAACATTCGGGCCTTCATGGGGGTCAAGAACTGGCCCTGGATGAAGCTTTACTTCAAGATCAAGCCACTGCTCAAGAGTGCCgagacagaaaaggagatggCCACCATGAAGGAAGAGTTTGCGCGCATCAAAGAGGCGCTGGAGAAGTCAGAGGCTCGCCGCAAGGAGCTGGAGGAGAAGATGGTGTCCCTGCTGCAGGAGAAGAATGACCTCCAGCTTCAAGTGCAAGCG GAACAAGACAACCTGGCTGATGCAGAGGAGCGCTGTGACCAGCTAATCAAGAACAAGATCCAGCTGGAGGCCAAGGTGAAGGAGATGACTGAAAGgctggaggatgaggaggagatgAATGCTGAGCTCACTGCCAAGAAGCGCAAGCTGGAAGATGAGTGTTCTGAGCTCAAAAGGGACATTGATGACCTGGAGCTGACGCTGGCcaaggtggagaaggagaagcatgcaACAGAGAACAAG GTGAAGAACCTGACAGAGGAGATGGCTGGGCTAGATGAGATCATTGCCAAGCTGACCAAAGAGAAGAAGGCTCTGCAAGAGGCCCACCAGCAGGCCCTAGATGACCTTCAGGCTGAGGAGGACAAGGTCAACACTTTGACCAAGGCCAAGGTCAAGTTGGAGCAGCAGGTGGATGAT ctggagggatccctggagcAGGAGAAGAAGGTGCGCATGGACCTGGAGCGAGCAAAGCGGAAGCTGGAGGGTGACCTGAAGCTGACCCAGGAGAGCATCATGGACCTGGAGAATGACAAGCAGCAGCTAGATGAGCGGCTTAAAAA GAAGGACTTTGAGCTGAATGCCCTCAATGCGAGGATTGAGGATGAGCAGGCGCTGGGCAGCCAGTTGCAGAAGAAGCTCAAAGAGCTTCAG GCTCGGAtcgaggagctggaggaggagctggaggctgAGCGCACCGCCAGGGCCAAGGTGGAGAAGCTGCGCTCAGACCTGTCCCGGGAGCTGGAGGAGATCAGCGAGCGGCTGGAAGAGGCCGGCGGCGCCACGTCCGTGCAGATCGAGATGAACAAGAAGCGGGAGGCCGAGTTCCAGAAGATGAGGCGGGACCTGGAGGAGGCCACGCTGCAGCACGAGGCCACGGCGGCAGCCCTGCGCAAGAAGCACGCCGACAGCGTGGCCGAGCTGGGCGAGCAGATCGACAACCTGCAGCGCGTGAAGcagaagctggagaaggagaagagcGAGTTCAAGCTGGAGCTGGACGATGTCACCTCCAACATGGAGCAGATCATCAAGGCCAAG gcTAACCTGGAGAAGATGTGCCGGACCCTGGAAGACCAGATGAATGAACACCGAAGCAAGGCTGAGGAGACCCAGCGTTCTGTCAATGACCTCACCAGCCAGCGGGCCAAGCTACAGACTGAGAATG GTGAGCTGTCCCGGCAGCTGGATGAGAAGGAGGCACTGATCTCCCAGCTGACCCGAGGCAAGCTCACCTATACCCAGCAGCTGGAGGACCTCAAGaggcagctggaggaggaggtTAAG GCGAAGAATGCCCTGGCCCATGCACTACAGTCGGCACGCCATGACTGTGACCTGCTGCGGGAACAGTACGAGGAGGAGACCGAGGCCAAGGCCGAGCTGCAGCGCGTCCTGTCCAAGGCCAACTCGGAGGTGGCCCAGTGGAGGACCAAGTACGAGACGGATGCCATCCAGAGGACTGAGGAACTCGAGGAGGCCAA GAAGAAGCTGGCCCAGAGGCTGCAGGACGCAGAGGAAGCCGTGGAGGCCGTCAATGCCAAGTGCTCTTCACTGGAGAAGACCAAACACCGGCTGCAGAATGAGATCGAGGACCTCATGGTGGATGTGGAGCGTTCCAATGCAGCCGCCGCAGCCCTGGACAAGAAACAGAGGAACTTTGACAAg ATCCTGGCCGAGTGGAAGCAGAAATATGAGGAGTCGCAGTCAGAGCTGGAGTCGTCACAGAAGGAGGCGCGCTCCCTCAGCACAGAGCTCTTCAAGCTCAAGAACGCCTATGAGGAGTCCCTGGAGCATCTGGAGACCTTCAAGCGGGAGAACAAGAACCTTCAGG aggagATCTCCGACCTGACTGAGCAGCTGGGTTCCAGTGGAAAAACCATCCACGAGCTGGAGAAGGTCCGCAAGCAGCTGGAGGCCGAGAAGCTGGAGCTGCAGTCGGCCCTGGAGGAGGCTGAG gccTCTCTGGAGCATGAGGAGGGCAAGATCCTCCGGGCCCAGCTGGAGTTCAACCAGATCAAGGCAGAGATCGAGCGGAAGCTGGCGGAGAAGGATGAGGAGATGGAGCAGGCCAAGCGCAACCACCTGCGGGTGGTGGACTCGCTGCAGACCTCCCTGGATGCGGAGACGCGCAGCCGCAATGAGGCTCTGCGGGTGAAGAAGAAGATGGAGGGCGACCTCAATGAGATGGAGATCCAGCTCAGCCATGCCAACCGCATGGCTGCTGAGGCCCAGAAGCAAGTTAAGGGTCTCCAGAGCTTGCTGAAG GACACCCAGATCCAGCTGGACGATGCAGTGCGTGCCAATGACGACCTGAAGGAGAACATCGCCATCGTGGAGCGGCGTAACAACCTGCTGCAGGCCGAGCTGGAGGAGCTGCGGGCCGTGGTGGAGCAGACAGAGCGGTCCCGGAAACTGGCGGAGCAGGAGTTGATCGAGACCAGTGAGCGGGTGCAGCTGCTGCACTCCCAG AATACCAGCCTTATCAACCAGAAGAAGAAGATGGATGCAGACCTGTCACAGCTTCAGACTGAAGTGGAAGAGGCGGTACAGGAGTGCAGGAATGCCGAGGAGAAGGCCAAGAAGGCCATCACAGAT GCTGCCATGATGGCAGAGGAGTTGAAGAAGGAGCAGGACACCAGCGCCCACCTGGAGCGCATGAAGAAGAACATGGAGCAGACCATCAAGGACCTGCAGCATCGGCTGGATGAGGCTGAGCAGATCGCCCTCAAGGGTGGCAAGAAGCAGCTGCAGAAGCTGGAGGCCCGGGTGCGGGAGCTGGAGAATGAGCTGGAGGCGGAGCAGAAGCGCAATGCAGAGTCAGTCAAGGGCATGAGGAAGAGTGAGCGTCGCATCAAGGAGCTGACTTACCAG ACGGAAGAGGACAGAAAGAACCTGCTACGGCTGCAGGACCTGGTGGACAAGCTGCAGCTGAAGGTCAAGGCTTACAAGCGCCAGGCGGAGGAGGCA GAAGAGCAGGCCAACACCAACCTGTCCAAGTTCCGCAAGGTGCAGCACGAACTGGATGAGGCGGAGGAGCGTGCGGACATCGCCGAGTCCCAGGTCAACAAGCTGCGAGCCAAGAGCCGCGACATTGGCGCCAAG ggCTTGAATGAAGAATAG